A segment of the Candidatus Andeanibacterium colombiense genome:
TGACCGACTGCCGCTCAGTCATGCGACCGAGGCCTCGTAAATCTCGTCGATCGCCGTGCCCAGCGTCCTGTCGAATTCCTCGTCGTTCATCTGCGCGCGCAAATCCTCGAGCAGCGCGCGGCTGAAGCTCGCGATCACGCCGCTGTTCTTGGCCAGTTCGACGCAGGCCTCTGGCCGGACGAAGCCGCCCGACAGCGCGACCACGCGCACAACCTGGGGATGATCGACGATCGGCTTGTAGAGATCCGGCTCGACCGGCAGCGACAATTTGAGCATCACCAAGCGCCCCTTGGGCAGCGCATCGAGGCCCTTGAGGATTTCGTCGCGGAGAATCTTTTCGCCCTCCGCACGGTCCGGCGCCTTGATATTGTATTCAGGCTCGAGGATCGGGATCAGCCCGGCTGCGGCGATCTGGTTGCCTACCTCGAACTGCTGGGCGATGTTGGCCGCGATGCCCTGCGGGTTCGCCGACTGGATCACCGAGCGCATCTTGGTGCCGACCACGCCGAGATTTCGGGCACGGGCGAGCAACAGGTCGAGATCGGGTATCGGCTTCATCAGCTGGACGCCGTCAACCTCGTCTTCAACGCCCTTGTCGACCTTGATGATCGGGACCACGCCGCGATCGCGCAAGGCGGTCGGGACCGGCTTGCCGTCGGCGGTGCCGTCCATCGTCTTTTCGAACAATATCGCGCCGAGCACCTTCTCGCCGGTGAAAGAAGACGAAGTGATGATCCGCACGCGCATCTGGTGGATCAGGTCGAACATCTCGTCGTCGGACGACCATGCGCCTTCCTCGATCCCATAGCCCTTCAGCGCTTTGGGGGTCGAACCGCCGCTCTGGTCGAGCGCGGCGATGAAGCCCTTGCCCGTGGTGAGCCGCTCAAGCATGTCCGCTTCGATCATTGGTTTCTCCGATTATCGTTCGAGCGCAGTGACGCCGGGCAGTTCCCGCCCTTCCATCCATTCGAGGAACGCCCCTCCGGCCGTCGAGACATAGCTAAACTCCTCCGCCACGCCGGCGTGGTTGAGCGCGGCGACCGTATCGCCCCCGCCCGCGACCGAGACGAGCGAGCCTTCCGCAGTCAGCGCAGCGGCGGTTATGGCCAGCGCCACGGTGGCTTCATCGAACGGCGGCGTCTCGAATGCGCCGAGCGGCCCGTTCCACACCAGCGTGCGGCAGGTCTTGAGCACGTCGCCAAGCGCCACAACCGCCTGCGGGCCGATATCGAGGATCATCTCGTCACCCGCGACTTCGTGGACATTGCAAATGCGCAGCGACGCGGGATTGGCGGCGAATTCCTTCGCCACCACCACGTCGTAAGGCAGGTGAACAGTGCAGCCGGCGGCGTCGGCGGAGTCCAGGATCTCCTCGGCGGTGCCGGCAAGGTCATGCTCGCACAGCGACCTGCCGACATC
Coding sequences within it:
- a CDS encoding fructose bisphosphate aldolase translates to MIEADMLERLTTGKGFIAALDQSGGSTPKALKGYGIEEGAWSSDDEMFDLIHQMRVRIITSSSFTGEKVLGAILFEKTMDGTADGKPVPTALRDRGVVPIIKVDKGVEDEVDGVQLMKPIPDLDLLLARARNLGVVGTKMRSVIQSANPQGIAANIAQQFEVGNQIAAAGLIPILEPEYNIKAPDRAEGEKILRDEILKGLDALPKGRLVMLKLSLPVEPDLYKPIVDHPQVVRVVALSGGFVRPEACVELAKNSGVIASFSRALLEDLRAQMNDEEFDRTLGTAIDEIYEASVA